The Candidatus Defluviibacterium haderslevense DNA window TTATCAAAAAAGATAATGTGTAATGATGCACAATTAATATTTATTAAACAAATAAAAAAAAACACATAGCATTTTTAACATATCAATAATTTAAAAATATAGGGGTCAAAAAAAAATTGAATAATGTAAATATGAAAAATAATTTAAATACGTAAATCCAACAAAAGATATCTTTCTCAAATTAAATGAATAAAACTTAGATTCCCAATATTTTGTATATAAAGCACCCAACCATTTAGATAGTCAAAAGTGTCCATTAAAGTGTAAATTTGTTATATGATAAAATTAAAATTAACCCTGCTCAGTATTTTCTTGTTGCATGGTTTAATGGCCCAAACATTTACCATTGTAAAATCTATCCCATGTGGTGATTCCATTAACATCACTGGACTGGGATATCCCAGCTGGAATCCACCCAAAATCATTCAAAGACCTAAGCTTGGGCATGCTATTTTGATTGGCGATAAATCTTTTGAAAATACCATGAAATACACCGCCCCGCCCTGTCTGATCGGAAGTGATACCATTATGGTGCTTTGTGCCAAAGCCACACAAATCACTTGCGATACTGGTATCTATATTTTTGATATATCGTGCACTTCAAGTACACCGGATTTTACAACACACGAAGTAGATTGCATGGATTCTATTTATATAAATAACTTAAATGCATTCTGGCAGCCTCAAATCATAACTAACCCACTTCATGGATT harbors:
- a CDS encoding T9SS type A sorting domain-containing protein is translated as MIKLKLTLLSIFLLHGLMAQTFTIVKSIPCGDSINITGLGYPSWNPPKIIQRPKLGHAILIGDKSFENTMKYTAPPCLIGSDTIMVLCAKATQITCDTGIYIFDISCTSSTPDFTTHEVDCMDSIYINNLNAFWQPQIITNPLHGFAKIILEPTDGAGVLYIPNKGYQGQDYVKVSIGGKAPKLYVFNVYCDIKVNTNIVPNLEYLLYPNPASEFLALNFPHESLFTDCVNVHGLNIPLAHHQNDDQWIFDIKNLNPGMYYLEMNHQGKRFIFKWMKQ